A single genomic interval of Oncorhynchus tshawytscha isolate Ot180627B linkage group LG15, Otsh_v2.0, whole genome shotgun sequence harbors:
- the LOC112214746 gene encoding myb/SANT-like DNA-binding domain-containing protein 1 isoform X1 codes for MAAEESFSYLIPGHSEKHRRARNWTDAEMKGLLYVWEQNVAELKKCKRNAKIYEKMAQRFFELTGEQRHREEIKMKITNMSFQYRQVKMKCTTNGSGGTPDWPYYKAIEKLLTKTDDNGTMNSFELQSPGPSTSTEASMSHAEGLPTGFLPEYTGSSDEMEMRKDLIGWESSGSLHSGLPCPDSHPAPAKRKKVHQHLSLKRRKLKVMEAMLQEQRKVSRAVEETCREVRRVMHQQNFLQVQSLQLQERMMNLLEKMIQPLTTPTPAWGAAAQPGVKEPGQG; via the exons ATGGCTGCAGAGGAGAGTTTTAGTTACCTCATTCCGGGCCACAGCGAGAAGCACAGAAGGGCCCGAAACTGGACCGATGCAGAGATGAAGGGGCTTCTGTATGTATGGGAACAGAATGTCGCCGAGCTGAAGAAATGTAAGAGGAACGCCAAGATCTACGAGAAGATGGCCCAGAGGTTCTTTGAGCTCACTGGAGAACAACGCCACCGGGAGGAGATAAAGATGAAAATCACCAACATGTCTTTCCAGTACAGGCAAGT GAAAATGAAGTGCACAACCAATGGGAGCGGTGGGACACCCGACTGGCCGTACTACAAAGCAATAGAGAAGCTCCTCACCAAGACTGACGACAATGGGACTATGAACTCGTTTGAGCTCCAGTCTCCtggcccctccacctccacagaggCCTCAATGTCCCATGCAGAGGGCCTCCCCACGGGCTTCCTTCCGGAGTACACAGGCTCCTCGGACgagatggagatgaggaaggACCTGATTGGATGGGAGAGCTCTGGCAGCCTGCACTCTGGACTTCCCTGTCCCGA TTCCCACCCGGCGCCGGCCAAGAGGAAGAAAGTGCACCAGCACCTGTCTCTGAAGCGGCGGAAGCTGAAGGTGATGGAGGCTATGCTGCAGGAGCAGCGGAAGGTGAGCCGGGCGGTGGAGGAGACGTGCCGCGAGGTGCGCCGCGTCATGCACCAGCAGAACTTCCTCCAGGTCCAGAGCCTGCAGCTCCAGGAGCGCATGATGAACCTGCTGGAGAAGATGATCCAGCCACTGACGACCCCTACGCCAGCCTGGGGTGCTGCTGCCCAGCCTGGGGTCAAAGAGCCAGGCCAGGGATGA
- the LOC112214746 gene encoding myb/SANT-like DNA-binding domain-containing protein 1 isoform X2 yields MAAEESFSYLIPGHSEKHRRARNWTDAEMKGLLYVWEQNVAELKKCKRNAKIYEKMAQRFFELTGEQRHREEIKMKITNMSFQYRKMKCTTNGSGGTPDWPYYKAIEKLLTKTDDNGTMNSFELQSPGPSTSTEASMSHAEGLPTGFLPEYTGSSDEMEMRKDLIGWESSGSLHSGLPCPDSHPAPAKRKKVHQHLSLKRRKLKVMEAMLQEQRKVSRAVEETCREVRRVMHQQNFLQVQSLQLQERMMNLLEKMIQPLTTPTPAWGAAAQPGVKEPGQG; encoded by the exons ATGGCTGCAGAGGAGAGTTTTAGTTACCTCATTCCGGGCCACAGCGAGAAGCACAGAAGGGCCCGAAACTGGACCGATGCAGAGATGAAGGGGCTTCTGTATGTATGGGAACAGAATGTCGCCGAGCTGAAGAAATGTAAGAGGAACGCCAAGATCTACGAGAAGATGGCCCAGAGGTTCTTTGAGCTCACTGGAGAACAACGCCACCGGGAGGAGATAAAGATGAAAATCACCAACATGTCTTTCCAGTACAG GAAAATGAAGTGCACAACCAATGGGAGCGGTGGGACACCCGACTGGCCGTACTACAAAGCAATAGAGAAGCTCCTCACCAAGACTGACGACAATGGGACTATGAACTCGTTTGAGCTCCAGTCTCCtggcccctccacctccacagaggCCTCAATGTCCCATGCAGAGGGCCTCCCCACGGGCTTCCTTCCGGAGTACACAGGCTCCTCGGACgagatggagatgaggaaggACCTGATTGGATGGGAGAGCTCTGGCAGCCTGCACTCTGGACTTCCCTGTCCCGA TTCCCACCCGGCGCCGGCCAAGAGGAAGAAAGTGCACCAGCACCTGTCTCTGAAGCGGCGGAAGCTGAAGGTGATGGAGGCTATGCTGCAGGAGCAGCGGAAGGTGAGCCGGGCGGTGGAGGAGACGTGCCGCGAGGTGCGCCGCGTCATGCACCAGCAGAACTTCCTCCAGGTCCAGAGCCTGCAGCTCCAGGAGCGCATGATGAACCTGCTGGAGAAGATGATCCAGCCACTGACGACCCCTACGCCAGCCTGGGGTGCTGCTGCCCAGCCTGGGGTCAAAGAGCCAGGCCAGGGATGA